The Persephonella atlantica genome includes a window with the following:
- a CDS encoding ribonuclease Z, with amino-acid sequence MGKPRLKHYLINDKHEDPGIVIEIDSLGEYLLFDIGNIRKLDRHLIKKINKIFITHTHMDHFIGFDSLLRNKLGKEQTVEVFGISPLADNVYCKLQGYTWNLVEYEPRLVFRLTQYNEGLLETFQYDIKKKFAKDFISEKKAESDIIYENPFYRVRYAVLDHKIPVMGYSFEYKDRLLLKKDKINQLPLKGREIGEFKQFLEDENNIGKEFIIDGKSFRWEQLREQFSYIQKGIKISYITDVVFSQENVEKIINLVKGSDVLYCESVFLSEDKEQASKVYHLTTDQTAFIAKEAEVKKLVVFHFSRRYGNNREKILEEIRQLFPEVE; translated from the coding sequence ATGGGAAAACCAAGACTGAAGCATTATCTGATTAATGATAAGCATGAAGACCCGGGGATTGTTATAGAGATAGATTCCCTTGGAGAATATCTGCTCTTTGATATAGGGAACATAAGAAAGTTAGACAGACACCTGATAAAAAAGATAAACAAAATATTTATCACCCACACACATATGGACCACTTTATTGGCTTTGACAGTCTTCTGAGAAACAAGTTAGGCAAAGAGCAGACTGTTGAGGTATTTGGTATCTCTCCCCTTGCCGACAATGTTTACTGTAAACTACAGGGATATACCTGGAACCTGGTGGAGTACGAGCCGAGGCTTGTTTTCAGGCTGACCCAGTATAATGAAGGACTTTTAGAAACATTCCAGTACGACATAAAGAAAAAGTTTGCAAAGGACTTTATATCTGAAAAAAAGGCAGAATCAGACATAATTTATGAAAATCCCTTTTACAGAGTTAGATATGCTGTCCTTGACCACAAAATTCCAGTGATGGGATACAGCTTTGAGTATAAAGACAGACTGTTACTGAAAAAAGATAAGATAAATCAGCTCCCCCTAAAAGGAAGAGAGATAGGAGAGTTTAAACAGTTCTTAGAAGACGAAAACAACATAGGAAAAGAGTTTATCATTGATGGAAAATCCTTTAGATGGGAACAGTTAAGGGAGCAGTTCAGTTACATCCAGAAAGGAATAAAAATTTCTTATATTACAGATGTTGTTTTCTCACAGGAGAATGTGGAAAAAATAATAAACTTAGTAAAAGGTTCAGATGTGCTTTACTGTGAATCTGTTTTCCTGTCAGAAGACAAAGAGCAGGCATCAAAGGTTTACCATCTGACAACTGACCAGACGGCTTTTATTGCAAAAGAGGCAGAGGTGAAAAAACTTGTTGTTTTTCACTTTTCCAGAAGATACGGAAACAACAGAGAAAAGATATTAGAGGAGATAAGACAGCTATTTCCTGAAGTGGAGTAG